GAGCCGATAAACCCGGCCGGAACGGGCCATAAATTTAACCCATACCCATACATGTGCGGAGGGAGCTTTTACGGCCCTCCGCTGAACGATAAAAAATTCAAGGAGGTTTTTCAGGGTGATCGACATCAAAGTCTATGGCGGCTCCGTGGAGGAATGGAAGGGCGGCGCTCTGGTGCTGCCGCTTCGCGAGGAGGATTGCACGGAGGGATCGGCACTGCCTTTCGGAATCCTCGTCAAGGAGCTGGGGGAACGCAAGGACTTCAAGGGAAAGAAGGGGTCCCTGCTGAGGGTTCCCCTCTTTGGGAGGGGAATTCGGAACCTCTACCTCGCGGGGTTGGGCAAGGGCAAAGAATGCGGTTCCGCGCTCGTCCGCGACATGCTGGCCTACGCGCTGCGCACGGCGGGACGCCAGCACAACGAGACGGCGCTCGTCGCCCTTTCCCATCTGTGTGAGGGCGGGTCGGGGTCCTTCGAGGAGGACGGACTCCCCTGTTCCGTCTTATTGTCCGAGGCCGCGGGGCTCTGCGGCTACGCCTTCGACAAGTACAAGAAGAAGGACGAGGACGACGATAAGGGATTCTGCCTCAGGGAGGTCGCCGTCACGGACCCCTCCGCCGGGGAATCCGCGGAGGGGCTGAAGTTCGCCGCCGCTCAAATAGCGACGCGCGAGCTGGCCAACGAGCCCGGCAACGTCATCAATCCGCCCGTCCTGGCGAGGCGGGCCGAGGAGCTCGCCGTGGAGGCGGGGCTGAACTGCGAGATATGGGACGAAAAGCGCCTGGAGGAGGAGCGGATGGGTGCATTGCTGGCGGTGGGGCGCGGTTCGGCGACCCCTCCCCGCCTGATCCATCTCTCCTACGTCCCCAAAAAGGCGAGAAGGAAGATTGTCTTCGTCGGGAAGGGCCTCACCTTCGACAGCGGCGGCCTGGACATCAAGCCTGCGGAGCACATGACGACCATGAAGGGCGACAAGTCCGGGGGATGCAACGTCCTGGGCATCATGAAGGGCGTCGCGGCGCTGGCTCCGGAGGTCGAGGTACACGGCATCGTGGCGGCGGCGGAGAATATGCCGTCGGGCACGGCATATCGCCCGGACGACATCATCAGGGCCCGAAACGGTAAGACGATCGAAATCGACAACACCGACGCGGAGGGGCGTCTGGCCCTGGCCGACGCGCTCTGTCTGGCCAGCGAGATGAAGCCGGACGCGATCATCGACATGGCGACCCTCACGGGAGCCTGCGTCGTTGCGCTGGGCAAATGGACCGCGGGGCTCTTCTCCCGTGACGACGCCCTCGCCGAATCCCTGCTGGCCTCGGCGCGGCGCCGCGGCGAACGCTTCTGGCGCCTGCCCGCGGAGGACGAGAAGATCGAGGAGGCGACGAAGTCCCCCTTCGCGGACCTGATCAACTCCGGCGGACGCTACGGCGGGGCGACCTTCGCGACGATCTTCCTCTCGAACTTCGTCGATAAGGACATCCCCTGGGCGCATCTGGACATCGCGGGCGTCGATTTCATGGAGAAGGAGTGGGGCGTCTACGGCAGG
The sequence above is drawn from the uncultured Fretibacterium sp. genome and encodes:
- a CDS encoding leucyl aminopeptidase: MIDIKVYGGSVEEWKGGALVLPLREEDCTEGSALPFGILVKELGERKDFKGKKGSLLRVPLFGRGIRNLYLAGLGKGKECGSALVRDMLAYALRTAGRQHNETALVALSHLCEGGSGSFEEDGLPCSVLLSEAAGLCGYAFDKYKKKDEDDDKGFCLREVAVTDPSAGESAEGLKFAAAQIATRELANEPGNVINPPVLARRAEELAVEAGLNCEIWDEKRLEEERMGALLAVGRGSATPPRLIHLSYVPKKARRKIVFVGKGLTFDSGGLDIKPAEHMTTMKGDKSGGCNVLGIMKGVAALAPEVEVHGIVAAAENMPSGTAYRPDDIIRARNGKTIEIDNTDAEGRLALADALCLASEMKPDAIIDMATLTGACVVALGKWTAGLFSRDDALAESLLASARRRGERFWRLPAEDEKIEEATKSPFADLINSGGRYGGATFATIFLSNFVDKDIPWAHLDIAGVDFMEKEWGVYGRGASGFGVRTCLDYLINL